The Microcoleus sp. FACHB-672 sequence ACTGTTGCCGACCACTCATGAGTCATTATAAATTTAACGAACACGGAGGGATTTGAACCCCCGACCCTTAGAACCGGAATCTAATGCTCTATCCACTGAGCTACGTGTCCTAACATTTAAGTAGTATAGCACTTATTGAGCCGGCTGACCAGTCACCTGATCGGAAAGAGGAGAAGAAGACAGCCGGCAGCCGTTGGTTAAGAACAGATCGCCTCAGTTAGCTGAGAGTCCCGCCAGCCTGCTAAGTCAGCCAAAGCGCGATCGCGATACTTGCCATATCTTTCTTGCTTGCTGCGAATTTTCACCGGCAACTCTGGCAAAATCCCAAAATTCGGCGGCATCGGTTGAAAATGCTTCGGTTCAGCGGAACTGATGAACTCAAACAGCGAACCCATCATCGTTGTCACCGGCAGCTTCACAGTTGCCAACCCCAACGCTAGCCGCGCCGCATTGGTTCCCGCCAGCCAACCACCCGCCGCTGCTGCTGTGTAACCTTCTGTGCCGGTTAATTGTCCTGCCGCCAATAAGGTTGGACGCTGCTTAAATTGCAGGGTTGGATAAAGTAGTTGCGGCGCATTGATAAAGGTGTTGCGGTGCATTACACCCATCCGCACAAATTCCGCGTCTTCCAAGCCTGGAATCATCCGAAATACACGTGTTTGTTCGCCCCATCTCAAATTCGTTTGGAAGCCTACCATATTCCACAATTGGCCGGCTTTGTCTTCTTGGCGCAATTGCACGACTGCGTAGCAGTTTTGGATTTTAAACTTTCGCGCTTCGATGGGGTCATCTCCCAACTCGGCTTTTTTGCGGGGATCGAATAACCCCACCGGCTTTAATGGGCCATAGCGCATCGTATCTTCGCCTCGTTTGGCCATTTCTTCAATCGGCAAACACGCTTCAAAAAATTTCGCGGTTTCCCGTTCAAAATCCTTTAATTCTGCCTGCTCCGCCGCGCATATTTCGCGCCAAAAGTTAAGATACTGCTCTTTCGTCATGGGGCAGTTAATATAATCCGCGTCGCCTTTGTCGTAGCGAGAGGCGCGAAACGCGATATCAAAATTAATCGATTCTCCCACAACAATTGGGCTGGCGGCATCAAAAAAACTCATGTATTCCATGCCGGTGAACCGCTGCAAATCATCTGCCAAATTGTAGGTGGTGAGCGGGCCGGTTGTGAGGACAGTAATCCCGTCTGGGGGAATTTGGTGAACTTCGTCGCGGCGCAATTCGATTAAGGGGTGAGCGTCGAGGGTTTCTGTTAAATTTCGACTAAATACCGCTCGATCTACTGCCAAAGCGCCACCTGCCGGCACATTATGTTCGTCTGCTTTGCCGATAATAATTGAACCGAGTTGCCGCAATTCTTCGTGAAGTAAACCGGCAGCGCGATCCGTTGCTTTTGCGCCAAATGAGTTACTACAAACTAATTCTGCTAATTCGCCGGTGTGATGCGCCTGACTGAGGTGATTGGGGCGCATTTCGTGTAAAATTACCGGCACTCCTGCTT is a genomic window containing:
- the trmFO gene encoding FADH(2)-oxidizing methylenetetrahydrofolate--tRNA-(uracil(54)-C(5))-methyltransferase TrmFO, which encodes MTEKQPIHVIGGGLAGTEAAWQIAQAGVPVILHEMRPNHLSQAHHTGELAELVCSNSFGAKATDRAAGLLHEELRQLGSIIIGKADEHNVPAGGALAVDRAVFSRNLTETLDAHPLIELRRDEVHQIPPDGITVLTTGPLTTYNLADDLQRFTGMEYMSFFDAASPIVVGESINFDIAFRASRYDKGDADYINCPMTKEQYLNFWREICAAEQAELKDFERETAKFFEACLPIEEMAKRGEDTMRYGPLKPVGLFDPRKKAELGDDPIEARKFKIQNCYAVVQLRQEDKAGQLWNMVGFQTNLRWGEQTRVFRMIPGLEDAEFVRMGVMHRNTFINAPQLLYPTLQFKQRPTLLAAGQLTGTEGYTAAAAGGWLAGTNAARLALGLATVKLPVTTMMGSLFEFISSAEPKHFQPMPPNFGILPELPVKIRSKQERYGKYRDRALADLAGWRDSQLTEAICS